One segment of Cyprinus carpio isolate SPL01 chromosome A17, ASM1834038v1, whole genome shotgun sequence DNA contains the following:
- the LOC109078632 gene encoding LOW QUALITY PROTEIN: HEAT repeat-containing protein 5A (The sequence of the model RefSeq protein was modified relative to this genomic sequence to represent the inferred CDS: deleted 22 bases in 16 codons; substituted 2 bases at 2 genomic stop codons) yields the protein MDLCGQANVKQNQKHLLRAADDEDRSCNKCVLMFYFVQSQGRCEIMLCIERILKGLGVSAVSCHRDIIYKAARPCLTDRSMGVRCAATKCLLELQREAVFLWSTELENVATLCFRAFEGSNYDVRVAVSKLLGTFISIGTSPRQAIAPRPGSKRNSLEEVMELLSSGFLRGGAGLLRASGDMLKGTSSVSRDVRVGITQTCVVFVSILGGAWLENHFSCLLSLFMVWVSHAQGDAITQQMLLSCRCCVSFILRATVGTLLGEKAQIAAAKRICQLISKQKRVYAALHEGNMETRVSPAEVAASQHVLVCALFELGSLLQDFAPLPHPLLQDTSIGMLDTVISVLLHPSASARLAAAWCLRCVAVGMPAQVAVLLDRCAERLNALKSCPEAVAGYSAAIAALLGAIQLCPLGVSHSKGKVMTLAEDLLRSATQQNSRISIQRTRGCWLLLSALSTLGPTVMEHHLPRLLLLWKCAFPLSVKGVENELRRGDSFTWQVTLEGRAGALCALKSLVVHCKDLLTDDVLSRLFPLLSCAVACSISELPSLIXILWNQIKNAATVFRLRVYEILTMLQPKRYEESFGMVLKQLLNDLTGPEITTCAELNLLPSLCYRQDLALLGPALQDVGQHYIEEQLHCGGSGGGTLEYDPFTIFEKAQEVPTPLPPGSALAAAAVKLFGVIFPHLGIQQKAQILEQFCEFVRQLKGARQQTVQIHVAAAFCCTLKCLASSRRELGSDEVQRPALSLLLGALEGPNPLLRCMAAEGLARLVQVLNDPNFTVSITLMSFDKLKTARDAITRTGHALALGAVYRYLGGISSPQYLSTCVGVLFTLSQDSTSPEVQMWSLHALSMVVDLAGPLYHSHLEASFNLVLRLLLSTPHTHVEVQQSLGRCFNALITSMGPDLQGEGAGVCAVRTSCLVGCAVMQDSQDCLVQAQAISCLQQLHMFAPGFVNLASLVPSLCEVLLDYSLLINLCSSYLSLRRAVVACLRQLAQREAVEVSEHAVALVKELPRRDNTQLDVTIKEVGLEGALFSLLDRESDPCLCRDIQETLVHMMSSAAEGNLATGCKLCKDVLSASADSAAAAAVETQQEEDGDRYDDSSAFHAKSESSGPFSNLRWSTRVFSMECVCRIIAQCENGNSAHFNMALAQEQHLHESADFLVLHLADLIRMAFMAATDHSDQLRLAGLQTLLVIIRKFSNVPEPEFPGHVILEQYQANVGAALRPAFHVDAPPNVTAKACQVCSAWIASGVISDLRDLRRVHQLLASSLAKVQVGREVSSQLYNESTFTMETLAVLKAWAEVYITAVQGSRQRESPGSLLQQQNDEAGTTGPAGAGLLKLVQTDLATLSRLWLAALQDHALLTLPSQYSSQLPSTGGSFYTAETVEQARPHYYSAWATILHATALWLNSTGFIMVDEGPANLSRPVTPTSMGQSTSLSSVKSPEDVNTDRLHLILGISVEFLCSPHSGDQMENIDSCLQALQALLEVPWPRSKVGNDQALGVEMLSVLHRLIVTRESPNIQLAVLELVRQIVCAAQEHVKEKRHSAEADDGAAEKETVPEFGEGRDTDGLVPFKSLVFGALELCLCTLVRKLPQLSPKLAGSPTGRGGQTCSLSNTDCRLVTSALVILSELPSICSPEGSVSVLPTVLYLLLGVLREAVKGSVGAESGQLVPGILQALRTVLTSPMSRAEKSRGAWTELLRCALHTLLESWHTDKMEPGVDXVTMLTSLTIFLLYARADVTTVEPLQTRCIQIFRASLESKDPVVLSRSYQLLVSFLFQGPAPVARPFILALGGCLVSQLQEVEKSRPQGPAELQAVQDAIRALEALVFAADETHCPQLVAVLLPILISLLLDENALASAPAASRSLHEFALGDLMRIGPQHSAVFRALMASAPHMKARLEAAVKGNQENMNTKAQTTRVISKNMPSIQLKFNFL from the exons ATGGATCTGTGTGGGCAGGCCAATGTGAAACAGAACCAGAAGCACCTGTTGAGAGCAGCTGACGACG aaGACCGTAGCTGTAATAAATGTgtgcttatgttttattttgtccaGTCTCAGGGCCGCTGTGAGATCATGCTGTGTATTGAGAGGATTCTGAAGGGTTTAGGTGTGAGTGCTGTGTCCTGTCACAGAGACATCATCTATAAAGCTGCTCGCCCATGTCTCACCGACCGCTCCATGGGTGTGCGCTGTGCTGCCACAAAG tGTCTTCTGGAGCTCCAGAGAGAGGCTGTCTTCCTGTGGTCC ACAGAGCTGGAGAATGTGGCCACTCTTTGTTTCCGGGCCTTCGAGGGCTCAAACTATGATGTCCGAGTCGCTGTCTCAAAACTGCTTGGCACTTTTATTAGCATCGGCACT AGCCCCAGACAGGCCATAG CTCCGAGGCCAGGCTCCAAGCGCAACTCCCTGGAGGAG GTGATGGAGCTGCTGAGTTCTGGTTTCCTGCGGGGTGGAGCCGGCCTCCTGCGGGCCAGTGGAGACATGTTGAAAGGAACCAGCTCAGTCAGCAGAGACGTGCGCGTGGGCATCAC ACAGAcatgtgtggtgtttgtgtccATTCTGGGTGGCGCATGGCTG GAGAACCACTTCTCctgtcttctttctcttttcatgGTGTGGGTGTCTCACGCACAGGGTGACGCAATAACCCAGCAGATGCTGTTGTCCTGCCGCTGCTGTGTCTCCTTCATACTGCGGGCCACTGTTGGCACTTTGCTGGGGGAGAAGGCCCAAATCGCAGCTGCC AAGAGGATCTGTCAATTGATCAGCAAACAGAAGAGGGTTT ATGCTGCTCTTCATGAGGGGAACATGGAGACACGTGTGAGCCCTGCGGAAGTCGCAGCTAGTCagcatgtgcttgtgtgtgcacTCTTTGAGCTGGGCAGTCTGCTACAGGACTTT GCTCCACTGCCGCACCCACTGCTGCAGGACACCAGCATAG GAATGTTGGACACTGTGATCTCTGTTCTTCTTCACCCCAGCGCATCTGCTCGGCTGGCCGCCGCCTGGTGCCTGCGGTGTGTTGCCGTAGGGATGCCTGCTCAGGTGGCAGTGTTGCTAGACCGCTGTGCAGAGAGGCTAAATGCCCTGAAGTCATGCCCAGAGGCTGTGGCAGGGTACAGTGCTGCCATCGCAGCTCTGCTGGGAGCCATACAGCTCTGTCCGCTAGGAGTATCACACTCTAAGGGCAAG GTGATGACCTTGGCAGAAGATCTGCTGCGCTCTGCAACTCAGCAGAACAGCAGAATCTCCATCCAACGCACTCGAGGATGTTGGCTGCTGCTCAGTGCCCTCTCCACACTGG GACCGACTGTAATGGAGCATCACTTACCTCGATTGCTGTTGCTATGGAAATGTGCC TTCCCACTGTCTGTGAAGGGTGTGGAGAATGAGCTGCGGCGTGGAGACTCTTTCACCTGGCAGGTGACCCTGGAGGGGCGAGCAGGAGCACTGTGCG CACTGAAGAGTCTAGTGGTGCACTGCAAAGAC CTGCTGACCGATGATGTCTTAAGTCGTTTGTTTCCTCTCTTGTCCTGTGCAGTGGCCTGCTCAATCAGTGA GCTGCCCTCTCTCATTTAAATCCTATGGAACCAGATCAAAAATGCAGCCACTGTCTTTAGATTGAGAGTGTATGAGATCCTCACAATGCTTCAGCCTAAAAGATATGAAG AGAGCTTTGGCATGGTGTTGAAGCAGCTGCTGAACGATCTGACCGGGCCAGAAATCACAACATGTGCTGAGCTGAACCTGCTGCCCTCCCTGTGCTACAGACAAGACCTGGCACTGCTGGGCCCTGCACTGCAGGATGTGGGTCAG CACTACATAGAGGAACAG CTCCATTGTGGTGGTTCAGGAGGTGGGACATTAGAATATGACCCATTTACCATCTTTGAGAAAGCCCAGGAAGTTCCTACCCCTCTCCCTCCAGGCTCTGCTTTAGCAGCAGCAGCTGTCAAGCTGTTTGGGGTGATTTTCCCCCACCTGGGAATTCAGCAGAA GGCTCAGATCCTAGAGCAGTTCTGTGAGTTTGTGCGTCAGCTTAAAGGAGCCCGGCAGCAGACTGTTCAAATCCATGTagctgctgctttctgctgcaCTTTGAAG TGTTTGGCATCAAGTCGGAGGGAACTG GGGTCAGACGAGGTTCAAAGACCAGCACTGTCTCTCCTATTAGGGGCGCTAGAGGGCCCAAACCCTCTCTTGCGCTGCATGGCTGCGGAGGGTTTAGCCAGGCTTGTGCAAGTTCTTAATGACCCCAATTTCACCGTTTCCATCACACTTATGAGCTTTGACAA acTGAAGACAGCGAGGGATGCCATCACACGCACAGGTCATGCTTTGGCACTCGGCGCTGTATACCGTTACCTGGGTGGGATAAGCTCCCCTCAGTACCTTAGTACCTGCGTTGGGGTCCTGTTCACCCTGTCCCAGGACAGCACCTCACCTGAAGTTCAG ATGTGGTCTCTCCACGCTCTTTCCATGGTTGTGGATCTAGCTGGTCCTTTGTACCACAGTCACTTGGAGGCTAGTTTTAATCTGGTGCTACGTTTGCTGCTCTCAACGCCACACACGCATGTGGAGGTACAGCAAAGCTTGGGCCGCTGCTTTAACGCCCTCATCACCTCCATGGGGCCGGATCTGCAAG GTGAgggtgcaggtgtgtgtgcagTGAGGACCTCGTGTTTGGTGGGCTGTGCTGTGATGCAGGACAGTCAGGACTGTCTGGTCCAGGCCCAGGCGATCTCTTGCCTCCAGCAGCTGCACATGTTTGCGCCAGGCTTTGTCAATCTGGCCAGCCTGGTGCCCAGCCTCTGT GAAGTCTTATTGGATTATTCTTTGTTG ATAAACCTGTGCAGTTCGTAC CTGTCTCTGAGGCGTGCGGTTGTGGCCTGCCTGAGACAGCTGGCTCAGAGGGAAGCAGTGGAGGTATCGGAGCACGCAGTTGCTCTGGTTAAAGAGCTACCACGCagagac aacacacaattgG ATGTCACTATTAAGGAGGTGGGATTGGAGGGAGCTTTGTTCAGTCTGCTGGACAGGGAGTCTGACCCGTGCCTGTGCCGAGACATTCAGGAGACGCTAGTCCACATGATGAGCTCGGCTGCTGAGGGTAACCTGGCC ACTGGCTGTAAACTCTGCAAAGACGTGCTCTCTGCCTCTGCAG ACTccgctgcagctgctgctgtagAGACGCAACAGGAGGAGGATGGAGATCGATATGATGACTCCTCTGCATTCCACGCAAAGTCTGAATCCAGCGGCCCCTTCAGTAACCTGCGCTGGTCCACTCGTGTGTTTTCCATGGAGTGTGTGTGTCGTATAATAGCACAGTGTGAGAACGGAAACAGTGCTCACTTCAACATGGCACTTGctcaagaacagcatttacatgAATCTGCAG ATTTCCTGGTTCTCCACTTGGCGGACCTCATCCGCATGGCGTTCATGGCAGCCACAGACCACAGCGATCAGCTCCGACTGGCTGGTTTACAAACACTGCTGGTCATTATCCGGAAATTCTCCAATGTGCCAGAGCCTGAGTTCCCTGGACATGTCATTCTGGAACAGTATCAAGCCAAT GTTGGAGCTGCACTCAGACCTGCCTTCCATGTGGACGCCCCTCCGAATGTGACTGCCAAAGCCTGCCAG GTTTGCAGTGCATGGATCGCCAGTGGGGTCATCAGCGACCTGCGTGACCTGAGAAGGGTACATCAGCTTCTGGCTTCCTCTCTCGCCAAAGTTCAGGTG GGGAGAGAAGTTTCCAGTCAGCTCTATAATGAAAGCACCTTCACCATGGAGACGCTGGCTGTGCTCAAAGCCTGGGCAGAG GTGTATATCACAGCGGTACAGGGCTCCAGGCAGAGAGAGAGTCCAGGCAGCCTTCTTCAGCAGCAGAATGATGAGGCTGGGACTACAGGTCCAGCAGGGGCTGGTTTGCTCAAACTGGTCCAGACTGATCTTGCAACCCTGAGCCGCCTGTGGCTGGCTGCCCTTCAGGACCATGCCCTGCTCACCCTGCCCTCACAATACTCCAGTCAACTCCCCTCCACAG GTGGCTCATTTTACACTGCAGAGACGGTGGAACAGGCCCGTCCACATTATTACAGTGCCTGGGCTACCATTCTCCACGCTACTGCTCTCTGGCTCAACAGCACTGGATTCATCATGGTGGACGAGGGACCTGCCAACCTCTCCAGACCGGTCACACCCACCTCCATGGGCCAGTCTACCTCATTGAGTAGTGTCAAATCTCCAGAAGACGTCAACACTGACCGCCTCCACCTAATCCTGG GAATCAGTGTGGAGTTTTTGTGTTCTCCTCACTCTGGAGACCAAATGGAAAACATCGATTCTTGTCTTCAGGCTCTGCAGGCCTTATTGGAGGTGCCTTGGCCCCGTTCCAAAGTGGGCAATGATCAG GCTCTGGGTGTGGAGATGCTCAGCGTTCTACACAGGCTCATAGTC ACTCGGGAATCTCCCAACATTCAACTGGCTGTGCTGGAACTGGTGCGACAGATTGTTTGTGCTGCTCAGGAGCATGTCAAAGAGAAACGCCACAGTGCAGAGG CTGATGATGGTGCAGCAGAGAAGGAAACTGTTCCTGAGTTTGGTGAGGGGCGGGACACTGACGGCCTGGTGCCT TTTAAGTCTCTTGTTTTTGGAGCACTGGAGCTGTGTCTCTGCACACTTGTGAGAAAGCTTCCGCAGCTCAGCCCCAAACTGGCTGGCAGCCCCACTGGGCGGGGAGGGCAGACCTGCTCCCTCAGCAACACTGACTGTAGACTCGTCACATCTGCTCTGGTCATCCTCTCAGAACTGCCCTCCATCTGTTCACCAGAGG GCAGTGTGTCAGTGCTGCCCACAGTGCTCTATCTGCTGCTGGGGGTGTTGAGAGAGGCGGTGAAGGGCTCTGTTGGAGCAGAGAGTGGACAGCTGGTACCAGGCATCCTGCAGGCCTTGCGCACTGTTCTCACCTCTCCCATGAGCAGAGCTGAGAAGAGTCGTGGGGCCTGGACTGAACTGCTGCGATGTGCACTGCACACGCTCTTGGAGTCTTGGCACACAG ATAAAATGGAGCCTGGAGTAGATTAGGTCACCATGTTGACATCTCTCACCATCTTCCTGCTGTACGCCAGGGCTGACGTGACCACAGTGGAGCCCCTGCAGACACGCTGCATCCAGATATTCAGAGCCAGTCTGGAATCGAAGGACCCCGTG GTGCTGAGCAGAAGTTATCAGTTGCTGGTATCATTTTTATTCCAAGGTCCAGCACCAGTAGCCAGGCCATTTATTCTAGCTCTGGGTGGATGTCTGGTGTCACAACTGCAGGAGGTTGAAAAGAGTCGTCCGCAAGGCCCAGCAGAGCTACAGGCCGTGCAAGATGCAATCCGAGCCCTGGAAGCACTAGTGTTTGCTGCTGATGAAACTCACT GTCCACAACTGGTGGCTGTGCTGTTGCCCATCCTCATCTCTCTCCTGCTAGATGAGAATGCTTTGGCATCGGCTCCGGCAGCCTCTCGCTCACTGCACGAGTTTGCCTTGGGAGACCTCATGCGCATCGGCCCCCAGCACTCGGCTGTCTTCAGAGCGCTGATGGCCTCCGCCCCGCACATGAAAGCCAGGCTGGAGGCAGCCGTCAAGGGCAACCAGGAGAACATGAACACTAAGGCACAAACAACTCGGGTCATTAGCAAAAACATGCCAAGCATTCAACTGAAGTTCAATTTCCTGTGA